A DNA window from Pseudomonas tohonis contains the following coding sequences:
- a CDS encoding 1-pyrroline-5-carboxylate dehydrogenase, with amino-acid sequence MFDLLKPTLYVRVYRNRMLIRELQAQREQDVHASFSTERLLVGQFNEARVALRQAIKLMLRGKWMSMAPTILVQPMEMTEGGLSQVEERIFHELGAGVGGRRVRVHIGDELNDEAVRRQLDGR; translated from the coding sequence GTGTTCGATCTTCTCAAGCCGACGTTGTACGTCCGCGTCTACCGCAACCGCATGCTGATCCGCGAGCTCCAGGCCCAGCGCGAGCAGGATGTGCATGCGAGCTTCAGCACCGAGCGGTTGCTGGTCGGGCAGTTCAATGAAGCCAGGGTCGCGCTGCGCCAGGCGATCAAGCTGATGCTGCGTGGCAAGTGGATGTCCATGGCGCCCACCATTCTCGTGCAGCCGATGGAGATGACCGAAGGCGGCCTGTCCCAGGTCGAGGAGCGGATCTTCCACGAGCTCGGCGCAGGCGTCGGTGGGCGGCGGGTGCGGGTTCACATCGGCGACGAGCTCAACGACGAGGCGGTGCGCCGCCAACTGGACGGGCGATGA
- a CDS encoding DUF4166 domain-containing protein — protein MSTDRVEFWFGEGFSGLHPLLQRLHRQGGVLEGEVELATGAGLAGWLGRRLAGKLGIPLGARRVPLRVDIHCDESGLHWNRRFAGSAPLVSLFRPVGHWPDGHWEECTGALRLALKVDTRDGGWRWVPIAAWVRGIRVPLALLPRTTAYKRIEGGHYHFYVGFSLPGLGELFSYSGGLELLPAGTAGGA, from the coding sequence ATGAGCACGGACCGGGTCGAGTTCTGGTTCGGCGAGGGCTTCAGCGGGCTGCACCCCTTGCTGCAGCGGCTGCATCGCCAGGGTGGCGTGCTCGAAGGCGAGGTGGAGCTCGCGACGGGCGCAGGTCTCGCCGGGTGGCTGGGGCGCCGGCTGGCGGGAAAACTGGGCATTCCCCTCGGTGCGCGGCGCGTGCCCCTGCGCGTGGATATCCATTGCGATGAGTCGGGCCTGCACTGGAACAGGCGTTTCGCGGGTTCTGCCCCCCTGGTTTCCCTGTTCCGCCCCGTGGGGCATTGGCCGGATGGGCACTGGGAGGAATGCACCGGTGCCCTGCGCCTGGCACTGAAGGTCGATACCCGTGACGGTGGCTGGCGCTGGGTGCCGATTGCTGCCTGGGTCCGGGGCATCCGCGTTCCGCTGGCCCTGTTGCCGCGTACCACCGCCTACAAGCGCATCGAGGGCGGGCATTATCACTTCTACGTCGGTTTCTCGTTGCCGGGGCTGGGGGAGTTGTTCTCCTACAGCGGCGGCCTGGAGCTCCTGCCCGCCGGTACGGCAGGGGGCGCCTGA